Proteins encoded by one window of Venturia canescens isolate UGA chromosome 2, ASM1945775v1, whole genome shotgun sequence:
- the LOC122406301 gene encoding uncharacterized protein produces the protein MFEYGPIDNSNKPPFINKDALKGKKLKMTAAEMFHFVRLFGVLIGDLVSHTNPFWKLYCLLREILEIVMARKLPKTMVGNLRVLIAEHHRLYMELTGNSFKPKFHFVTHAPEVFLQSGPLNNISSIRFEAKHRDLTSPASVNTSRINICRSVAIKHQLALCYRFIENKSILPPMNIGSRTRDLSPEFGQITHIFVSHDILGDVPIFLCKRYLTLGLDSHVLAYEVELIDEKICVIATNLVDPLPVYAHTMSNGAKYIVLRYCI, from the exons ATGTTTGAATATGGTCCTATCGATAATTCTAACAAGCCCCCTTTCATAAACAAAGATGctctaaaaggaaaaaaattaaaaatgacaGCAGCAGAAATGTTCCATTTTGTAAGATTGTTTGGTGTCCTAATTGGAGATCTTGTTTCTCACACGAATCCTTTCTGGAAATTGTACTGTTTATTACGCGAAATCCTCGAAATTGTAATGGCCCGAAAATTACCAAAGACGATGGTTGGTAATCTTCGTGTATTGATTGCGGAACACCATAGGTTATATATGGAATTAACTGGAAATTCGTTTAagccaaaatttcatttcgttaCTCACGCGCCTGAAGTTTTTCTCCAAAGTGGCCCTCTTAACAATATATCATCGATACGTTTCGAAGCGAAACATCGAGATTTGACTAGTCCAGCCTCAGTAAATACTTCGCGCATCAATATTTGCCGTTCAGTGGCAATAAAGCATCAATTGGCACTTTGTTATCGATTtatagaaaataaaagtatATTGCCTCCCATGAATATTGGCTCCA GAACTCGAGACTTGTCTCCAGAATTCGGTCAAATCACACACATTTTTGTTAGTCATGATATACTAGGTGATGTACCGATATTTCTGTGTAAGCGTTATCTCACTTTAGGTCTAGATAGCCACGTATTAGCGTATGAAGTGGAATtgatagatgaaaaaatttgtgttataGCGACAAATTTAGTCGATCCTCTTCCTGTGTACGCTCACACAATGTCAAACGGTGCAAAATATATTGTATTGCGTTATTGCATTTAA